In one window of Streptomyces sp. FXJ1.172 DNA:
- the hpnD gene encoding presqualene diphosphate synthase HpnD: MIRTVESASHVSAPVLAAYSYCEAVTGQQARNFAYGIRLLPTSKRRAMSALYAFSRRVDDIGDGDLPGETKLTRLQDTRALLARVREGEVGEDDTDPVAVALAHAARAFPIPLGGLDELIDGVQMDLRGQTYETWDDLKVYCRCVAGAIGRLSLGVFGTEPGARGAERASEYADTLGLALQLTNILRDVREDAQGGRTYLPADDLAKFGCSAGFDAPTPPEGSDFAGLVHFEVRRARALFAEGYRLLPMLDRRSGACVAAMAGIYRRLLDRIERDPEAVLRGRVSLPGREKAYVAVRGLSGLDARNVTRHAGARSVRRRA, translated from the coding sequence GTGATCCGGACCGTGGAGTCTGCGTCGCACGTGTCCGCGCCGGTACTCGCCGCCTACAGCTACTGCGAGGCCGTCACCGGGCAGCAGGCCCGTAACTTCGCGTACGGCATCCGGCTGCTGCCCACGTCCAAGCGCCGCGCCATGTCGGCGCTGTACGCGTTCTCCCGGCGCGTGGACGACATCGGCGACGGCGACCTGCCCGGCGAGACCAAACTGACCCGCCTGCAGGACACCAGGGCGCTGCTCGCCCGGGTCCGCGAGGGCGAGGTCGGCGAGGACGACACCGACCCGGTGGCCGTCGCCCTCGCCCATGCCGCGCGTGCCTTCCCGATCCCGCTCGGCGGGCTGGACGAGCTGATCGACGGCGTCCAGATGGACCTGCGCGGGCAGACGTACGAGACCTGGGACGACCTGAAGGTCTACTGCCGGTGTGTCGCCGGTGCCATCGGCCGCCTCTCGCTCGGCGTGTTCGGCACCGAACCGGGCGCGCGCGGCGCCGAGCGCGCTTCCGAGTACGCCGACACGCTCGGCCTCGCCCTGCAGCTCACCAACATCCTCAGGGACGTCCGCGAGGACGCCCAGGGCGGCCGTACCTATCTGCCCGCCGACGACCTGGCCAAGTTCGGCTGCTCGGCCGGGTTCGACGCGCCGACGCCACCGGAGGGCTCCGACTTCGCGGGCCTCGTGCACTTCGAAGTGCGACGGGCCCGCGCCCTGTTCGCCGAGGGCTACCGGCTGCTCCCCATGCTCGACCGGCGCAGCGGCGCCTGCGTGGCCGCCATGGCCGGCATCTACCGCAGGCTGCTGGACCGTATCGAGCGCGACCCCGAGGCCGTGCTGCGCGGCCGGGTCTCGCTGCCCGGACGCGAGAAGGCCTATGTCGCCGTGCGCGGACTGTCCGGGCTCGACGCCCGCAACGTGACCCGCCACGCCGGCGCGAGGTCCGTCCGGAGGCGCGCCTGA
- the hpnE gene encoding hydroxysqualene dehydroxylase HpnE: MTDGSRPAPAHADTAGAEGAAGRSAVVVGGGLAGITTALALADAGVRVTLLEGRPRLGGLAFSFRRGELTVDNGQHVYLRCCTAYRWFLDRIRGTALAPLQDRLDVPVVDVAKPEGRRLGRLRRDPLPVPLHLGRSLAAYPHLSLAERAAVGRAALALKGLDLADPVLDTQDFGSWLAAHGQSARAVEALWDLVGVATLNAVAGDASLGLAAMVFKTGLLSDPGAADIGWAHVPLGELHDRLARKALDSAGVRTEVRTRVTSISANDNGTWSVQVPGETLQTDAVVLAVPQREAHDLLPPGALDSPGRLLGIGTAPILNVHVVYDRKVLARPFFAALGTPVQWVFDRTDASGLAEGQYLALSQSAAHDDIDAPVAVLRERYLPELERLIPGTRSAVVKDFFVTRERTATFAPAPGVGRLRPGARTKAPGLYLAGAWTATGWPATMESAVRSGVSAADAALSALGRPRPRRLFAFEEAA; encoded by the coding sequence ATGACCGACGGCTCACGCCCCGCACCGGCGCACGCTGACACCGCGGGAGCCGAGGGGGCGGCAGGCCGCAGTGCCGTAGTGGTCGGCGGCGGGCTCGCCGGGATCACCACCGCGCTCGCGCTCGCGGACGCGGGCGTCCGTGTCACTCTGCTCGAAGGCAGGCCGAGGCTGGGCGGCCTGGCCTTCTCCTTCCGACGCGGCGAGCTGACCGTCGACAACGGCCAGCACGTGTACCTGCGCTGCTGCACCGCCTACCGCTGGTTCCTCGACCGGATCCGGGGCACCGCGCTGGCACCGCTGCAGGACCGCCTGGACGTGCCCGTCGTCGACGTCGCCAAACCCGAAGGACGACGGCTCGGCAGACTGCGGCGCGACCCGCTGCCCGTCCCCCTCCACCTGGGACGCAGCCTGGCCGCCTATCCGCATCTCTCGCTCGCCGAGCGTGCCGCGGTCGGGCGGGCCGCGCTCGCGCTCAAGGGACTCGACCTCGCCGATCCGGTCCTGGACACCCAGGACTTCGGCAGCTGGCTGGCCGCGCACGGCCAGTCGGCGCGCGCCGTCGAGGCCCTGTGGGACCTGGTCGGGGTCGCCACCCTCAATGCGGTCGCGGGCGACGCCTCGCTGGGGCTCGCCGCGATGGTGTTCAAGACCGGTCTGCTGTCCGACCCGGGCGCGGCCGACATCGGCTGGGCCCACGTACCCCTGGGCGAACTGCACGACCGGCTGGCCCGCAAGGCGCTCGACTCCGCGGGCGTCCGTACCGAGGTCCGTACACGCGTCACCTCCATCTCTGCAAACGACAACGGGACGTGGAGCGTTCAGGTTCCCGGCGAGACGCTGCAGACCGACGCGGTCGTCCTCGCCGTACCCCAGCGCGAGGCGCACGACCTGCTGCCGCCCGGCGCGCTGGACAGTCCCGGGCGACTGCTCGGCATCGGTACCGCGCCGATCCTCAACGTGCACGTCGTCTACGACCGCAAGGTGCTCGCCCGCCCCTTCTTCGCCGCCCTCGGCACCCCCGTGCAGTGGGTCTTCGACCGCACGGACGCCTCCGGGCTCGCCGAGGGGCAGTACCTGGCGCTGTCGCAGTCGGCCGCGCACGACGACATCGACGCCCCGGTCGCCGTCCTGCGCGAGCGCTACCTGCCGGAGCTGGAGCGGCTGATCCCGGGCACCCGCAGTGCCGTGGTGAAGGACTTCTTCGTGACCCGGGAGCGCACGGCGACGTTCGCCCCCGCCCCCGGCGTCGGGCGGCTGCGGCCCGGCGCCCGCACCAAGGCCCCCGGCCTGTACCTGGCCGGAGCGTGGACCGCCACTGGGTGGCCCGCGACCATGGAGAGTGCGGTCCGCAGTGGAGTGAGCGCGGCCGACGCCGCGCTGAGCGCCCTGGGCCGGCCCCGCCCCCGCCGTCTCTTCGCCTTCGAGGAGGCGGCCTGA
- a CDS encoding phosphorylase family protein: MSTQPAPAPLLIACALGIEHFALRTGDRSGADGPVTFLRTGMGPRAAERSVTRQLAVPAFADASVLATGFCAGLAPGMHPGDLVVAEGTRDPRGTVPCVGTELLVKELVRLLPGRTVHTGPLTGSDHVVRGPERAQLCATGAIAVDMESAATLLAAAGTGERPVAAVRVVVDAPEHELVRIGTVRGGISAFRVLRSVLPAFFEWHRSLLLPRR, translated from the coding sequence GTGAGCACCCAGCCCGCCCCGGCCCCGCTGCTGATCGCCTGCGCGCTCGGCATCGAGCACTTCGCCCTGCGCACCGGCGACCGGAGCGGGGCGGACGGGCCGGTCACCTTCCTCCGCACGGGCATGGGGCCCCGTGCGGCGGAACGCTCCGTCACCCGGCAGCTCGCCGTCCCGGCATTCGCCGACGCGTCCGTGCTGGCCACCGGCTTCTGCGCCGGGCTCGCCCCCGGTATGCACCCCGGTGACCTGGTGGTCGCCGAGGGGACCCGGGACCCGCGCGGCACCGTCCCCTGCGTGGGCACCGAGCTGCTGGTCAAGGAACTCGTGCGCCTGCTGCCCGGCCGCACGGTCCACACCGGGCCGCTCACCGGCTCGGACCACGTCGTCCGCGGCCCGGAGCGCGCGCAGCTGTGCGCGACGGGTGCGATCGCGGTCGACATGGAGTCGGCCGCCACGCTCCTCGCCGCCGCCGGCACCGGTGAGCGTCCGGTTGCGGCCGTCCGGGTGGTCGTGGACGCCCCAGAACATGAACTCGTCCGGATCGGAACGGTACGCGGTGGAATATCAGCTTTCCGTGTTCTTCGTTCCGTACTTCCCGCATTTTTTGAATGGCACCGTTCTTTGCTGCTCCCCAGGAGGTGA
- the hpnC gene encoding squalene synthase HpnC, translated as MCRPRPGQRPVTATEAAPGLERATLDKAASENFPVAPFFLPRAWRDDLMAVYGFARLVDDIGDGDLAPGGADARLLGVSPAAAEDRLVLLDAFEADLRRVFDGTPRHPLLRRLQPTVRRRGLTPEPFLGLIAANRQDQLVSRYETYDDLLAYCELSANPVGRLVLGVTGTATPERIRLSDAVCTALQIVEHLQDVAEDLGRDRIYLPAADMKRFHVQEADLGVKTAGASVRSLVAYEAQRARDLLNEGAPLVGSVHGRLKLLLAGFVAGGRAAIRAIAAAEYDVLPGPPRPGKVQLLREAGVILRGEG; from the coding sequence ATGTGCCGTCCCCGCCCCGGGCAGCGCCCTGTGACGGCCACCGAAGCGGCGCCGGGCCTGGAGCGCGCCACCCTGGACAAGGCCGCGAGCGAGAACTTCCCCGTGGCCCCCTTCTTCCTGCCCCGGGCGTGGCGCGACGACCTCATGGCCGTCTACGGCTTCGCCCGTCTCGTGGACGACATCGGCGACGGCGACCTGGCGCCCGGCGGTGCCGACGCCCGTCTGCTCGGCGTGTCGCCCGCCGCGGCCGAGGACCGGCTGGTCCTCCTCGACGCCTTCGAGGCGGACCTGCGCCGGGTCTTCGACGGCACCCCGCGCCACCCCCTGCTGCGCCGCCTGCAGCCCACCGTCCGCCGCCGCGGCCTGACGCCTGAACCCTTCCTCGGCCTGATCGCCGCCAACCGCCAGGACCAGCTCGTCAGCCGGTACGAGACCTACGACGACCTCCTGGCCTACTGCGAACTGTCGGCCAATCCCGTCGGCCGCCTCGTCCTCGGTGTCACCGGTACCGCGACCCCCGAGCGGATCCGGCTCTCCGACGCGGTCTGCACCGCGCTGCAGATCGTCGAGCACCTCCAGGACGTCGCCGAGGACCTCGGCCGCGACCGGATCTACCTCCCGGCCGCCGACATGAAGCGCTTTCACGTGCAGGAAGCGGATCTTGGCGTGAAAACCGCAGGCGCATCAGTGCGCTCCCTGGTTGCATACGAAGCACAACGCGCCCGCGATCTGCTGAATGAAGGCGCCCCCCTCGTGGGTAGCGTCCACGGCAGGCTGAAGCTGCTGCTCGCAGGGTTCGTGGCGGGGGGAAGGGCGGCGATCCGGGCGATCGCCGCCGCCGAATACGACGTACTTCCCGGCCCGCCCAGACCCGGCAAGGTCCAGTTGCTGCGTGAGGCGGGCGTGATCCTGCGAGGAGAGGGGTGA
- a CDS encoding DUF6380 family protein codes for MDLTEPGDMGEATLHCGVASQTATAGRAPFTLHAGQACGAPKGRGAVPDMRLPPRGHDQPRRARARSTARHGTPCGALGHAWKDAR; via the coding sequence ATGGACCTCACCGAACCAGGAGACATGGGGGAGGCAACCCTCCACTGCGGCGTGGCGTCCCAGACTGCGACGGCCGGGCGTGCACCGTTCACCCTGCACGCCGGGCAGGCCTGCGGCGCCCCGAAAGGGCGCGGGGCCGTGCCGGACATGCGGCTGCCGCCGCGTGGGCACGATCAGCCACGACGGGCCCGTGCGCGATCGACGGCCCGTCACGGCACTCCCTGCGGAGCGCTTGGGCACGCATGGAAGGACGCACGATGA
- a CDS encoding ABC transporter permease: MSHTTHDGGVAVSAIPSPDEGLTAAQLAAKYGLAVSGARPSLPEYVRQLWGRRHFILAFSQAKLTAQYSEAKLGQLWQVATPLLNAGVYYFIFGVILHASRGLSQDVYIPFLVTGVFVFTFTQSSVMSGVRAISGNLGLVRALHFPRASLPVSFSLQQLQQLLFSMIVMFVVAIGFGSYPSPAWLLIVPVLLLQFLFNTGLALIVARMGAKTPDLAQLMPFVLRTWMYTSGVMFSISKIMEGRSEIAVRLLQANPAAVYMDLMRYALIDGYGAANLPPHVWAIALFWAVAVFAGGFVYFWQAEERYGRG; encoded by the coding sequence GTGAGTCACACAACGCATGACGGCGGTGTCGCGGTGAGCGCGATACCGTCGCCCGACGAGGGACTGACGGCCGCGCAGCTCGCCGCCAAGTACGGGCTCGCCGTGAGCGGCGCCCGTCCCTCACTGCCCGAGTACGTCCGCCAGCTGTGGGGCCGGCGCCACTTCATCCTCGCCTTCTCCCAGGCGAAGCTGACGGCGCAGTACAGCGAGGCCAAGCTCGGCCAGCTGTGGCAGGTGGCGACGCCGCTGCTGAACGCGGGCGTGTACTACTTCATCTTCGGCGTCATCCTGCACGCGAGCCGCGGCCTGTCCCAGGACGTGTACATCCCGTTCCTGGTCACCGGCGTGTTCGTGTTCACCTTCACGCAGAGTTCGGTCATGTCGGGTGTCCGGGCGATCTCCGGCAACCTGGGCCTGGTGCGCGCCCTGCACTTCCCGCGCGCCTCGCTGCCCGTCTCCTTCTCGCTCCAGCAGCTCCAGCAGCTGCTCTTCTCGATGATCGTGATGTTCGTCGTGGCGATCGGGTTCGGCAGCTACCCGAGCCCGGCCTGGCTGCTGATCGTGCCGGTCCTGCTGCTGCAGTTCCTGTTCAACACCGGGCTCGCGCTGATCGTGGCCCGCATGGGCGCGAAGACACCCGATCTCGCCCAGCTGATGCCGTTCGTCCTGCGCACGTGGATGTACACCTCGGGCGTCATGTTCTCCATCAGCAAGATCATGGAGGGCCGCTCCGAGATCGCCGTACGACTGCTCCAGGCCAACCCCGCCGCGGTCTACATGGACCTGATGCGCTACGCGCTCATCGACGGCTACGGCGCCGCCAACCTGCCGCCGCACGTGTGGGCCATCGCGCTGTTCTGGGCCGTGGCCGTCTTCGCCGGCGGCTTCGTGTACTTCTGGCAGGCGGAGGAGAGGTACGGCCGTGGCTGA
- the shc gene encoding squalene--hopene cyclase has product MTATTDGSTGATLPSHAAAASDTTVTTPEAAGVHEAAAGAARRATDFLLARQDDEGWWKGDLETNVTMDAEDLLLRQFLGIRDEKTTQAAAMFIRGEQREDGTWATFYKGPGELSTTIEAYVALRLAGDAPEAPHMALAAAWIRERGGIAAARVFTRIWLALFGWWKWEDLPELPPELIYFPTWMPLNIYDFGCWARQTIVPLTVVSAKRPVRPAPFPLDELHTDPARPNPPKPLAPVTSWDGAFQRLDKALHQLRKVAPRRLRKAAMDSAARWIIERQENDGCWGGIQPPAVYSVIALHLLGYDLEHPVMREGIASLDRFAVWREDGARMIEACQSPVWDTCLATIALVDAGLPADHPQLVKAADWMLGEEIVRPGDWSVKRPGLPPGGWAFEFHNDNYPDIDDTAEVALALRRVGHHDPGRVDKAIGRAVRWNLGMQSKNGAWGAFDVDNTSPFPNRLPFCDFGEVIDPPSADVTAHVVEMLAAEGFAHDPRTRRGIDWLLAEQEPNGSWFGRWGVNYVYGTGSVVPALTAAGLPGSHPAIRRAVAWLESVQNDDGGWGEDLRSYKDVKEWSGRGASTASQTAWALMALLAAGEKDSKAVERGVRWLAGTQREDGSWDEPYFTGTGFPWDFSINYHLYRQVFPLTALGRYLHGDPFERGLLARKPHPEVKAG; this is encoded by the coding sequence ATGACAGCGACGACCGACGGAAGCACCGGGGCGACCCTGCCGTCCCACGCGGCCGCGGCCAGCGACACCACCGTCACCACCCCCGAGGCGGCCGGGGTGCACGAAGCCGCCGCAGGCGCCGCCCGGCGCGCCACCGACTTCCTGCTCGCGCGGCAGGACGACGAGGGCTGGTGGAAGGGCGACCTGGAGACCAACGTCACCATGGACGCCGAGGACCTGCTGCTCCGTCAGTTCCTGGGGATCCGGGACGAGAAGACCACACAGGCCGCCGCGATGTTCATCCGCGGCGAGCAGCGCGAGGACGGCACCTGGGCCACCTTCTACAAGGGCCCCGGTGAACTGTCCACCACCATCGAGGCGTACGTCGCCCTGCGCCTGGCCGGCGACGCGCCCGAAGCACCTCACATGGCCCTGGCCGCGGCCTGGATCCGCGAGCGCGGCGGGATCGCCGCCGCCCGGGTCTTCACCCGGATCTGGCTCGCCCTGTTCGGCTGGTGGAAATGGGAGGACCTGCCCGAACTCCCGCCGGAGCTGATCTACTTCCCCACCTGGATGCCGCTCAACATCTACGACTTCGGCTGCTGGGCCCGGCAGACCATCGTGCCGCTGACCGTCGTCTCGGCCAAGCGGCCGGTGCGTCCGGCGCCGTTCCCGCTGGACGAGCTGCACACCGACCCCGCCCGTCCCAACCCGCCCAAGCCGCTTGCTCCGGTGACGAGTTGGGACGGCGCCTTCCAGCGGCTGGACAAGGCGCTGCACCAGCTGCGCAAGGTCGCCCCGCGCAGGCTGCGCAAGGCGGCGATGGACTCGGCCGCCCGCTGGATCATCGAGCGGCAGGAGAACGACGGCTGCTGGGGCGGCATCCAGCCACCGGCCGTGTACTCGGTCATCGCCCTGCACCTGCTCGGCTACGACCTCGAGCACCCCGTGATGCGCGAGGGCATCGCCTCGCTGGACCGTTTCGCCGTGTGGCGGGAGGACGGCGCCCGGATGATCGAGGCCTGCCAGTCCCCGGTGTGGGACACCTGCCTCGCCACCATCGCGCTCGTCGACGCGGGGCTGCCCGCCGACCATCCGCAACTGGTCAAGGCGGCCGACTGGATGCTCGGCGAGGAGATCGTGAGGCCCGGCGACTGGTCCGTGAAGCGGCCCGGGCTGCCGCCGGGCGGCTGGGCGTTCGAGTTCCACAACGACAACTACCCGGACATCGACGACACCGCCGAGGTCGCCCTAGCGCTGCGCCGGGTCGGCCACCACGACCCCGGGCGCGTGGACAAGGCCATCGGGCGGGCGGTGCGCTGGAACCTCGGCATGCAGTCGAAGAACGGCGCCTGGGGCGCCTTCGACGTCGACAACACCAGCCCGTTCCCCAACCGGCTGCCGTTCTGCGACTTCGGTGAGGTCATCGACCCGCCGTCGGCGGACGTCACCGCGCACGTCGTGGAGATGCTCGCCGCCGAGGGCTTCGCCCACGATCCGCGCACCCGGCGCGGCATCGACTGGCTGCTCGCCGAACAGGAGCCGAACGGCTCGTGGTTCGGCCGCTGGGGCGTCAACTACGTCTACGGCACCGGGTCGGTGGTGCCTGCCCTGACCGCGGCCGGGCTGCCCGGCTCGCACCCGGCGATCCGGCGGGCCGTGGCCTGGCTGGAGAGCGTGCAGAACGACGACGGCGGCTGGGGCGAGGACCTGCGCTCCTACAAGGACGTCAAGGAGTGGAGCGGCCGGGGCGCCTCCACCGCCTCGCAGACCGCGTGGGCGCTGATGGCGCTGCTCGCGGCCGGGGAGAAGGACTCCAAGGCCGTCGAGCGCGGCGTGCGGTGGCTGGCCGGCACCCAGCGCGAGGACGGCAGCTGGGACGAGCCGTACTTCACCGGCACCGGTTTCCCCTGGGACTTCTCCATCAACTACCACCTGTACCGGCAGGTCTTCCCGCTCACCGCGCTCGGCCGGTACCTGCACGGCGACCCCTTCGAACGGGGCCTGCTCGCCAGGAAACCCCACCCCGAGGTCAAGGCGGGCTGA
- a CDS encoding ABC transporter ATP-binding protein: protein MPGQNAGQGSPGPDAGGRRPTVIAEDLHIVYRVNGAKTGKGSATAALSRIVGRGRERGVRTVHAVRGVSFTACRGEAIGLIGSNGSGKSTLLRAIAGLLPAERGKVYTDGQPSLLGVNAALMNDLTGERNVILGGLAMGMPREEIKERYEEIVGFSGINDKGDFITLPMRTYSSGMAARLRFSIAAAKDHDVLMIDEALATGDRGFQKRSEERIRELRKQAGTVFLVSHNNKSVRDTCDRVLWLERGELRMDGPTEEVLGEYEKFTGK, encoded by the coding sequence ATCCCCGGGCAGAACGCCGGGCAGGGCAGCCCCGGGCCGGACGCCGGCGGGCGCCGTCCCACCGTCATCGCGGAGGACCTGCACATCGTCTACCGCGTCAACGGCGCGAAGACCGGCAAGGGCAGTGCCACGGCGGCGCTGAGCCGGATCGTCGGGCGCGGCCGGGAACGGGGCGTGCGCACGGTGCACGCCGTGCGCGGGGTCTCCTTCACGGCCTGCCGCGGTGAGGCCATCGGCCTGATCGGCTCCAACGGCTCCGGCAAGTCGACCCTGCTGCGTGCCATCGCCGGCCTGCTGCCCGCGGAGCGCGGCAAGGTCTACACCGACGGCCAGCCCTCGCTGCTGGGCGTCAACGCGGCCCTGATGAACGACCTCACCGGTGAGCGCAACGTCATCCTCGGCGGTCTCGCCATGGGCATGCCCCGGGAAGAGATCAAGGAGCGCTACGAGGAGATCGTCGGCTTCTCGGGGATCAACGACAAGGGCGACTTCATCACCCTGCCCATGCGGACGTACTCCTCCGGCATGGCCGCCCGGCTGCGCTTCTCCATCGCCGCCGCCAAGGACCACGACGTCCTCATGATCGACGAGGCCCTCGCCACCGGCGACCGGGGGTTCCAGAAGCGCTCCGAGGAGCGCATCCGGGAACTGCGCAAGCAGGCCGGAACGGTCTTTCTGGTGAGCCACAACAACAAGTCCGTCCGCGACACCTGTGACCGAGTCCTGTGGCTGGAGCGAGGCGAGCTGCGGATGGACGGGCCGACCGAAGAGGTACTCGGGGAGTACGAGAAGTTCACGGGGAAGTAG
- a CDS encoding glycosyltransferase family 2 protein → MKVGAVIITMGNRPEELRALIDSVAKQEGDPVEVVVVGNGSPVPDVPEGVRTIELPENLGIPGGRNVGIEAFGPSGRDADILLFLDDDGLLARHDTAQLCREAFEADPALGIISFRIADPETGRTQRRHVPRLRASDPMRSSRVTTFLGGANAVRTRVFAEAGTLPDEFFYAHEETDLAWRALDAGWMIDYRSDMVLNHPTTAPSRHAVYHRMVARNRVWLARRNLPALLVPVYLGVWLLLTLLRRPSVPALKAWFGGFKEGWTAPCGPRRPMRWRTVWRLTRLGRPPVI, encoded by the coding sequence GGTCGCGAAGCAGGAGGGCGACCCGGTCGAGGTGGTCGTGGTCGGCAACGGCTCACCCGTGCCGGACGTCCCCGAGGGCGTCAGGACGATCGAGCTGCCCGAGAACCTGGGCATCCCGGGCGGCCGCAACGTCGGCATAGAGGCCTTCGGGCCGAGCGGCCGGGACGCCGACATACTGCTGTTCCTCGACGACGACGGCCTGCTCGCCCGGCACGACACCGCCCAGCTGTGCCGCGAGGCGTTCGAGGCCGACCCCGCGCTCGGCATCATCAGCTTCCGCATCGCCGACCCCGAGACCGGCCGGACCCAGCGCCGCCATGTGCCCCGGCTGCGCGCCTCCGACCCGATGCGGTCCTCGCGCGTCACCACCTTCCTCGGCGGCGCCAACGCCGTGCGCACCCGTGTCTTCGCGGAGGCCGGGACCCTGCCGGACGAGTTCTTCTACGCCCACGAGGAGACCGACCTGGCCTGGCGGGCCCTGGACGCCGGCTGGATGATCGACTACCGGTCGGACATGGTCCTGAACCACCCGACGACCGCGCCCTCGCGGCACGCGGTGTACCACCGCATGGTCGCCCGCAACCGCGTCTGGCTGGCCCGCCGCAACCTGCCCGCGCTCCTGGTCCCCGTCTACCTCGGCGTCTGGCTGCTGCTCACGCTGCTGCGCCGCCCGTCCGTACCGGCCCTGAAGGCCTGGTTCGGCGGCTTCAAGGAGGGCTGGACGGCTCCGTGCGGCCCGCGCCGTCCCATGCGCTGGCGCACGGTGTGGCGGCTGACCCGGCTGGGCCGGCCTCCGGTGATCTGA
- a CDS encoding polyprenyl synthetase family protein — MPPAPTPARRTAVDVTALLERGRTLTTPVLRTAVDRLAPPMDTVAAYHFGWIDAAGNPADGDGGKAVRPALAVLSAEVTGAAPEVGVPGAVAVELVHNFSLLHDDLMDGDEQRRHRDTVWKVHGPAQAILVGDALFALANEVLLELGTVEAGRATRRLTSASRALIDGQAQDISYEHRDRVSVEECLEMEGNKTGALLAASSSIGAVLGGADDATADALEKYGYHLGLAFQAVDDLLGIWGDPEATGKQTWSDLRQRKKSLPVVAALAAGGSASEKLGEILAADAKSSDFANFSEEEFAARAALIEEAGGREWTADEARRQHTIAIEALDAVDMPGRVRDAFAALADFVVVRKR, encoded by the coding sequence GTGCCCCCGGCCCCGACCCCCGCTCGGAGGACCGCGGTGGACGTGACCGCGCTGCTGGAGCGCGGCCGGACCCTGACCACACCGGTCCTGCGTACGGCCGTCGACCGTCTCGCGCCTCCCATGGACACCGTCGCCGCCTACCACTTCGGCTGGATCGACGCGGCCGGGAACCCCGCCGACGGCGACGGCGGCAAGGCCGTACGGCCCGCCCTCGCCGTGCTCTCCGCCGAGGTCACCGGCGCCGCCCCCGAGGTGGGCGTGCCGGGGGCCGTCGCCGTCGAACTCGTCCACAACTTCTCGCTGCTGCACGACGACCTGATGGACGGCGACGAGCAGCGCCGGCACCGCGACACCGTCTGGAAGGTGCACGGCCCCGCCCAGGCCATTCTGGTCGGCGACGCCCTGTTCGCCCTCGCCAACGAGGTCCTGCTGGAGCTGGGCACCGTCGAGGCCGGGCGCGCCACGCGCCGTCTGACCTCCGCCTCCCGCGCCCTGATCGACGGTCAGGCGCAGGACATCTCCTACGAGCACCGCGACCGCGTCAGCGTCGAGGAGTGCCTGGAGATGGAGGGCAACAAGACCGGCGCGCTGCTCGCCGCCTCCAGCTCCATCGGCGCGGTCCTCGGCGGCGCGGACGACGCCACCGCCGACGCGCTGGAGAAGTACGGCTACCACCTCGGCCTCGCCTTCCAGGCCGTCGACGACCTCCTCGGCATCTGGGGCGACCCGGAGGCCACCGGCAAGCAGACCTGGAGCGATCTGCGCCAGCGCAAGAAGTCCCTGCCGGTCGTCGCCGCGCTCGCGGCCGGCGGCTCGGCCTCCGAGAAGCTCGGCGAGATCCTCGCCGCGGACGCCAAGAGCAGCGACTTCGCGAACTTCTCCGAGGAGGAGTTCGCGGCCCGCGCGGCCCTGATCGAGGAGGCCGGCGGCCGCGAGTGGACGGCGGACGAAGCACGCCGCCAGCACACCATCGCCATCGAAGCCCTCGACGCCGTCGACATGCCCGGCCGGGTCCGGGACGCCTTCGCGGCGCTCGCCGACTTCGTCGTCGTACGAAAGAGATGA